The following are encoded in a window of Halosolutus halophilus genomic DNA:
- a CDS encoding methylmalonyl-CoA mutase family protein: MYSTDEIRKIRSERERWEADTLAPVLDAHGERKERFATVSNHEVDRLYTPEDVADLDLEVDLGFPGEPPYTRGPYPTMYRGRTWTMRQFAGFGTAEETNERFHYLIDEGQTGLSTAFDMPSLMGIDSDHPMSEGEVGKEGVAVDTLADMEVLFDGIDISEVSTSFTINPSAAVIYAMYIALADQQDVPREEIKGTLQNDMMKEFIAQKEWVIPPGPSLDVVTDTIEFAVEETPNFHPVSISGYHIREAGSTAAQEAAFTLADGFAYVEDCLDRGLDVDEFGPLLSFFFNSHNSIFEEVAKFRAARRIYANVMAEWYDAESPEARRLKFHTQTAGQSLTAQQPLNNITRVTIQALAGVLGGTQSLHTNSFDEALALPSEKAVRVALRTQQIIAEESGAADIVDPLGGSFAVEALTNEMESEIMGYIEEIKELGDGSVRDGVLEGISSGYFQREIHESSYEYQERVERGEEVVVGVNRYTIEEDTRPDLLHVDETTRDRQLERLERVKAERDDDDVDATLDALTEAIEDNENVMPFIVDAVKAYATMGEIMEVFKTHYGTYQEELPAV, encoded by the coding sequence ATGTATAGCACCGACGAGATACGGAAAATTCGATCGGAACGCGAGCGGTGGGAGGCGGATACGCTCGCCCCCGTCCTCGACGCTCACGGCGAACGCAAGGAACGATTCGCGACGGTGTCGAACCACGAGGTAGACCGGTTGTACACGCCCGAGGACGTCGCCGACTTGGATCTCGAAGTAGATCTCGGCTTCCCCGGCGAACCGCCGTACACCCGTGGTCCGTACCCGACGATGTACCGCGGGCGGACGTGGACGATGCGCCAGTTCGCAGGCTTCGGGACGGCCGAAGAAACCAACGAGCGATTCCACTACCTGATTGACGAAGGGCAGACCGGCCTCTCGACCGCGTTCGATATGCCGTCGCTGATGGGCATCGACTCGGACCACCCGATGAGCGAGGGCGAGGTCGGAAAAGAGGGCGTCGCAGTCGACACGCTTGCGGACATGGAGGTGCTGTTCGACGGTATCGACATCTCCGAGGTTTCGACGTCATTCACGATTAATCCCTCCGCAGCGGTAATCTACGCAATGTACATCGCGCTGGCCGACCAACAGGACGTTCCCCGTGAGGAGATTAAGGGAACGCTCCAGAACGATATGATGAAGGAGTTCATCGCCCAGAAGGAGTGGGTGATCCCGCCTGGGCCCTCGCTCGACGTCGTCACCGACACCATCGAGTTCGCCGTCGAGGAGACGCCGAACTTCCACCCAGTATCGATTTCGGGGTACCACATCCGCGAGGCCGGTTCCACCGCTGCCCAGGAGGCAGCGTTCACGCTCGCCGACGGCTTCGCCTACGTCGAGGACTGTCTCGATCGCGGCCTTGACGTTGACGAGTTCGGACCGCTTCTCTCGTTTTTCTTCAATTCGCACAACTCTATCTTCGAGGAGGTCGCGAAGTTCCGCGCCGCCCGGCGCATCTACGCTAACGTGATGGCGGAGTGGTACGATGCGGAATCGCCGGAGGCTCGCCGGCTGAAGTTCCACACCCAGACGGCAGGACAATCGCTGACGGCCCAACAACCACTCAACAACATCACCCGGGTGACGATTCAGGCGCTGGCGGGCGTTCTCGGCGGGACACAGTCACTGCACACCAACAGTTTCGACGAGGCACTGGCACTTCCCAGTGAGAAGGCCGTTCGGGTCGCCTTGCGAACCCAGCAGATAATCGCCGAGGAGTCCGGTGCGGCGGATATCGTCGACCCTCTCGGAGGCAGTTTCGCCGTAGAGGCGCTCACCAACGAGATGGAGTCGGAGATCATGGGCTATATCGAGGAGATCAAGGAACTCGGCGACGGATCGGTTCGCGACGGAGTCCTCGAGGGAATCAGCTCCGGGTATTTCCAGCGGGAGATCCACGAATCGAGCTACGAATATCAGGAGCGCGTTGAGCGCGGCGAAGAGGTCGTGGTCGGCGTCAACCGGTACACGATCGAGGAGGACACGCGCCCGGACCTCCTCCACGTCGACGAGACGACCCGCGATCGCCAACTCGAGCGACTCGAACGCGTCAAGGCCGAGCGCGACGATGATGACGTCGATGCGACTCTCGACGCTCTTACCGAGGCGATCGAGGACAACGAGAACGTGATGCCGTTCATCGTCGACGCCGTCAAGGCCTACGCAACGATGGGCGAGATTATGGAGGTCTTCAAGACTCACTACGGGACCTACCAGGAAGAGTTGCCGGCAGTCTAG
- a CDS encoding PaaI family thioesterase yields MTDGSRDDETTIGYTPRGSNIVEKLNEYARDHKFIAELGATVDSYEDGTVRMSVPYNEKFKNPGMGGPVHGGVLLSVLDTVMGFTLMATAGEDGRTSTGPTISLTTNFLTASSEPLEAVGELVRMGQSTAVIDGTLIGRESGERIATAQGVWRVYRERE; encoded by the coding sequence ATGACGGATGGTAGTCGAGACGATGAGACGACAATCGGGTACACCCCTCGTGGGTCGAACATCGTCGAAAAACTGAACGAGTACGCGCGAGACCACAAGTTCATCGCCGAGCTCGGCGCAACCGTCGATTCCTACGAAGACGGGACGGTACGTATGTCCGTGCCGTACAACGAGAAGTTCAAGAATCCGGGGATGGGGGGTCCCGTCCACGGCGGCGTTCTTCTATCAGTACTCGATACGGTAATGGGCTTTACCCTGATGGCGACCGCCGGCGAGGACGGTCGCACGTCGACTGGGCCGACAATCTCGTTAACGACCAACTTCCTGACTGCGAGCTCGGAACCGCTCGAAGCAGTTGGAGAACTCGTTCGGATGGGACAGTCGACCGCGGTGATCGACGGTACCCTGATCGGTCGCGAGTCCGGAGAACGGATCGCGACGGCACAGGGCGTCTGGCGAGTCTACCGGGAGCGGGAGTGA
- a CDS encoding aminotransferase class III-fold pyridoxal phosphate-dependent enzyme yields the protein MHRQDHSRSVSTVDRAKRVIPGGINSTSRTQMMETRSGYPICFERASGAELFDADGNRYVDYLNGWGPIILGHADEDVNRAVMEAIGKRDIMAVPRFPCANLLNASLTDDHVQETLDAAGEALRAVAP from the coding sequence ATGCACCGTCAGGACCACTCCCGCTCCGTGTCGACCGTCGACCGTGCCAAACGGGTGATTCCGGGGGGAATCAACTCGACATCGCGAACGCAGATGATGGAGACCAGATCGGGCTACCCAATCTGTTTTGAGCGTGCTTCGGGGGCAGAACTGTTCGACGCCGACGGCAATCGATACGTCGACTACCTCAACGGGTGGGGTCCGATCATCCTCGGACACGCCGACGAGGACGTGAACCGTGCGGTGATGGAAGCCATCGGCAAACGCGACATCATGGCGGTTCCCCGGTTCCCCTGCGCGAACCTGCTCAACGCGAGCCTCACCGACGACCATGTCCAAGAGACCCTCGATGCGGCGGGGGAGGCACTCCGTGCGGTTGCCCCGTGA
- a CDS encoding MFS transporter, whose translation MTELQVLSIPEILLTVLFAAYAVGQFPSGILTDRVGEQTTLVVSLVTTSIAIVVLLSGEPRALLLGVTGVFGFGAGLYAIARFTVLGRVYTDAFGTAGCHTSYLSHRYVRHISTHPLTGQRAIEKLNRFITDG comes from the coding sequence GTGACCGAATTACAAGTCCTTTCGATACCCGAGATATTGCTGACCGTCCTGTTCGCTGCCTACGCTGTTGGGCAGTTTCCCAGCGGCATCCTCACAGACCGTGTCGGCGAACAGACCACACTGGTGGTCAGTCTCGTTACGACGAGTATCGCCATAGTCGTGCTCCTGAGTGGAGAGCCGCGTGCGCTCCTGTTAGGGGTGACCGGCGTATTCGGGTTTGGAGCTGGACTCTATGCGATCGCTCGCTTCACGGTGCTTGGGCGCGTCTATACTGATGCCTTCGGAACAGCCGGCTGTCATACGTCATACCTATCACACCGCTACGTGCGTCACATTTCCACCCATCCACTAACGGGACAACGAGCAATCGAGAAGCTGAATAGATTTATTACCGATGGGTAG
- a CDS encoding NAD(P)/FAD-dependent oxidoreductase, which produces MMVDVLVVGAGPAGLSAGLSANRAGLETTVLEAESVGGELVNRNTIENLPGHPPVSGTELRSTFVEQFRAAGGSITLGTVERVYDDDPFRVTTTGAEYRSRSVVLATGGVPTSLGVPGEETFTGRGVFRCATCDGPLYAGKTVAVAGSSDWAATDALFLTNHADRVVLIEPGDRLDAGDPLRDRLVDNPTVDVRTRTEITEIQGEDVLKRLQLVDRDDGREYAESVGGLYVQQGIDPATDAFSDVVSLTDRGEVVVDAGLETDTSGIFAAGDVRQSSPRTVAAAIGDGTTAAHSAVSYVERTR; this is translated from the coding sequence ATGATGGTGGACGTCCTCGTCGTCGGCGCCGGGCCGGCCGGACTCTCGGCCGGTCTGTCCGCCAACCGCGCAGGGCTCGAGACGACGGTTCTCGAAGCCGAGAGCGTCGGTGGCGAACTCGTCAACAGGAACACCATCGAGAACCTGCCGGGTCACCCGCCGGTTTCCGGAACCGAGTTACGATCGACGTTCGTCGAGCAGTTCCGGGCGGCTGGCGGGTCGATCACGCTCGGTACCGTCGAGCGGGTCTACGACGACGATCCGTTCCGGGTAACGACGACCGGCGCGGAGTACCGGTCCCGAAGCGTCGTCCTGGCGACCGGCGGCGTCCCGACGTCCCTCGGCGTCCCCGGCGAAGAGACATTCACCGGCCGCGGCGTCTTCCGCTGTGCGACGTGTGACGGGCCGCTGTACGCAGGCAAGACCGTCGCCGTCGCCGGCAGTTCAGACTGGGCTGCGACCGACGCCCTCTTTCTGACGAATCACGCCGATCGCGTGGTCCTGATCGAGCCGGGCGACCGCCTCGACGCTGGCGACCCCCTTCGCGATCGGCTTGTCGACAACCCGACGGTCGACGTTCGAACTCGAACGGAAATCACCGAGATCCAGGGTGAGGACGTCCTCAAACGACTCCAGCTGGTCGATCGCGACGACGGGCGCGAGTACGCCGAGTCCGTTGGCGGCCTCTACGTTCAGCAGGGAATCGATCCCGCCACCGACGCCTTCTCGGACGTCGTCTCGCTGACCGACCGTGGAGAGGTCGTCGTCGACGCGGGACTCGAGACCGACACGTCGGGGATCTTCGCCGCCGGCGACGTTCGCCAGTCGTCGCCGCGAACTGTCGCTGCCGCGATCGGCGACGGTACCACGGCGGCGCACTCGGCCGTGTCGTACGTGGAACGAACGCGGTAG
- a CDS encoding class I adenylate-forming enzyme family protein, translated as MDRNYNLGLDGGDGALDGTEGTVAFEALVESGDAAEPLPDHEVDPEQGLLVFYTSGTTGLLKGVVISHRAWIARGDNYVVDFDVQSGDCQLSWTPLFHIVSANWLPTIASVGGIYYPIDGFETARIVEILQEDGGIGWFVLLFGVVGQLLESMDEHNVDLNTFREIRNIGALVHLIDLKKVEQVTELFDMPFKNSYGAMEVSNVLSAANVVPFDVRPGPEELAKVESSWVDLKLIDEDWNEDEGHGELAVRRPVVCSGYFKNPEANRADFEDGWFRTGDIFEHNDDGTYSFVNRRKYLIKSGGENIYPAEIEDVLLENGLVEEAIVVRVPDEKWGEVPRAVVATHEPDELDAEDLLAAVEERFANYKLPHYVNVVTPDVLPRSETGKIVREDVQAWNLDPDERIREV; from the coding sequence ATGGACCGCAATTACAATCTGGGGCTCGATGGCGGTGACGGGGCGCTTGACGGCACCGAGGGCACCGTCGCCTTCGAGGCACTGGTGGAATCAGGCGACGCCGCCGAACCTCTTCCGGACCACGAGGTCGACCCCGAACAAGGTCTCCTCGTGTTCTACACCTCGGGGACGACCGGCCTGCTGAAGGGAGTCGTGATTAGCCACCGCGCCTGGATCGCTCGCGGTGACAACTACGTCGTAGATTTCGACGTGCAGTCGGGTGACTGTCAACTCTCCTGGACGCCACTGTTCCACATCGTCTCCGCCAACTGGCTTCCGACGATAGCGTCCGTCGGTGGCATTTACTATCCGATCGACGGATTCGAGACCGCGCGAATCGTCGAGATCCTCCAGGAGGACGGTGGCATCGGCTGGTTCGTCCTACTTTTCGGTGTGGTCGGACAGTTACTCGAGTCTATGGACGAACACAATGTTGACCTCAACACGTTCCGGGAGATCCGTAATATCGGTGCGCTCGTCCATTTGATCGATCTCAAGAAGGTCGAGCAAGTCACCGAACTGTTCGACATGCCCTTCAAGAACTCCTACGGAGCGATGGAGGTCAGCAACGTACTCAGCGCCGCCAACGTTGTACCGTTCGATGTCCGCCCCGGTCCGGAAGAGTTGGCGAAGGTCGAGTCGTCATGGGTCGACCTCAAACTGATCGATGAAGACTGGAACGAGGACGAGGGCCACGGCGAACTCGCCGTCCGCAGACCAGTCGTCTGTAGCGGCTACTTCAAGAACCCGGAGGCCAATCGAGCGGACTTCGAGGACGGCTGGTTTCGGACGGGAGATATCTTCGAGCACAACGACGACGGTACCTATAGTTTTGTCAATCGGCGCAAGTACCTCATCAAATCCGGTGGAGAGAACATCTATCCAGCGGAGATCGAAGACGTGTTGCTCGAGAACGGACTCGTTGAGGAGGCGATCGTCGTTCGTGTCCCGGACGAGAAGTGGGGTGAGGTTCCCCGCGCCGTCGTCGCAACACACGAACCAGACGAACTGGATGCCGAGGATCTGCTCGCCGCGGTCGAAGAACGCTTCGCGAACTACAAACTCCCTCACTACGTCAACGTCGTCACGCCTGACGTGCTCCCCCGGTCGGAAACGGGGAAAATCGTCCGCGAGGACGTCCAAGCGTGGAACCTCGACCCCGACGAACGCATCAGGGAGGTCTGA
- a CDS encoding amidohydrolase family protein yields the protein MSSSDGKIIDVWCNIFTRAGTEEYYNSQAQEVAAQVFGKHDMYDPDRGMVPEAFLSKMDDHGIDQVFVPALKFGNPDGGMEIDISHEMIADLSESHPERIKGLAGINPREGMDGVAKLEEYVEDHGFVGAVLEPYGWDLPLNHRRYYPFYAKCAELGVPVMMQTGHSAMQMPSRHGKPSLLDDVALDFPGLDIVGAHTGWPWSKELEALAWKHPNLYMGATAHAPKYWEDNVRHFIETRGRDKVVFGTDYPVLDYPETLAQLEEMDLDEEVERKLLYENARELFDV from the coding sequence ATGAGTTCGAGTGACGGCAAGATCATCGACGTGTGGTGTAACATCTTCACTAGAGCGGGGACAGAAGAATACTACAACTCACAGGCGCAGGAAGTCGCTGCCCAGGTCTTCGGGAAACACGATATGTATGATCCCGATCGGGGAATGGTGCCAGAGGCGTTCCTCTCGAAGATGGACGACCACGGGATCGACCAGGTGTTCGTTCCCGCTCTCAAGTTCGGGAACCCCGACGGCGGGATGGAGATCGACATCTCTCACGAGATGATCGCCGACCTGTCCGAATCCCACCCCGAGCGAATCAAGGGGCTCGCAGGGATCAATCCACGGGAGGGGATGGACGGAGTCGCGAAACTGGAGGAATACGTTGAGGACCACGGGTTCGTCGGTGCCGTGCTGGAACCCTACGGCTGGGATCTGCCGCTCAATCACCGTCGGTACTACCCGTTTTACGCGAAGTGTGCGGAACTCGGGGTACCAGTGATGATGCAAACCGGTCACTCGGCGATGCAGATGCCGAGCCGGCACGGCAAGCCTAGCCTTCTCGACGACGTCGCACTCGACTTCCCCGGTCTGGACATTGTTGGCGCACACACTGGCTGGCCGTGGTCGAAAGAACTCGAAGCGCTGGCCTGGAAACATCCCAACCTCTATATGGGCGCGACCGCCCACGCACCGAAGTACTGGGAGGACAACGTTAGACACTTCATCGAGACTCGCGGGCGCGACAAGGTCGTTTTCGGAACGGACTACCCCGTGCTCGACTACCCGGAGACGCTCGCCCAACTCGAAGAGATGGACCTCGACGAGGAGGTTGAACGCAAACTACTCTACGAGAACGCGCGAGAGCTGTTTGATGTATAA
- a CDS encoding NAD(P)(+) transhydrogenase (Re/Si-specific) subunit beta has product MNRSLTNVLFGGLGTGDRDSEDMEDIYEGKITESSAEEIVMLMETAQRVVIVPGYGMAVAQAQHAVAELVELLDENGVDVEFGIHPVAGRMPGHMNALLAEADVPYDKMRELEAVNPTFSQTDLVIVTGANDVVNPKANTDDSSPISGMPVLNVREAQSVAVNKRSLSPGFSGIPNPLFAKYNTSMLFGDAKESMQELVNQYKDAAS; this is encoded by the coding sequence ATGAACCGCTCGCTGACGAACGTCCTATTCGGCGGCCTCGGCACCGGTGACAGAGACAGCGAGGATATGGAGGACATCTACGAAGGGAAGATAACCGAATCTTCTGCCGAGGAGATTGTGATGCTCATGGAAACGGCCCAGCGCGTCGTTATCGTTCCCGGGTACGGGATGGCTGTCGCGCAGGCACAGCATGCCGTCGCCGAACTCGTCGAACTCCTCGACGAGAACGGTGTCGACGTTGAGTTCGGTATCCATCCCGTCGCCGGTCGGATGCCCGGCCACATGAATGCGTTGCTGGCCGAAGCCGACGTGCCCTACGACAAGATGCGCGAACTCGAGGCGGTCAACCCAACCTTCTCACAAACTGACCTCGTGATCGTCACGGGGGCGAACGACGTTGTCAATCCGAAGGCAAACACCGACGACTCTAGTCCCATCAGCGGCATGCCCGTGCTGAATGTTAGAGAAGCACAATCAGTGGCGGTCAACAAGCGAAGTCTCAGTCCTGGCTTTTCCGGAATTCCGAACCCGCTGTTTGCAAAGTACAATACGAGCATGCTCTTTGGCGACGCCAAAGAATCGATGCAGGAACTGGTCAACCAATACAAAGACGCAGCTTCATAA
- a CDS encoding Ldh family oxidoreductase: MRVEREPLHALACDAVESLGAPSSTATAVADSLVAADARTPGTHGVGLLPLYAEMVADDAIDPCAEPDGTGDDAITVVEGNSAFGALTGRTATAHGVAVARDHGIAAVGIRDGTHLGRLGEWAERATAEGLAFLMFANAGGGAQNTAPFGGHKRKLSTNPLAVGIPTFEALPFDIVVDVATSQVSGSVVRNRHLVGRNLRDAWTTTASGDPVTDPAAFMHGEGALLPLGGRETGHKGYGLSVAVELFAALVGGHVVGERNPDWFGNAACMMFLDPSRFGPLEEFEDRVNAVATHLRSDEVRLPGEGAHRRLKRSKREGIAVEPSVLSSLVVLARDHGVEVPEPIEAAAGAVPDEADTDHTDDVSSW, from the coding sequence ATGCGAGTCGAACGCGAACCCCTGCATGCGCTTGCCTGTGATGCCGTCGAGTCCCTGGGTGCTCCGTCGTCGACTGCGACAGCGGTGGCGGATTCGCTAGTCGCCGCCGACGCTCGCACGCCGGGCACCCATGGCGTCGGTTTGCTCCCGCTCTACGCCGAGATGGTCGCTGACGACGCGATAGATCCCTGCGCGGAGCCGGACGGTACTGGCGACGATGCGATCACTGTGGTCGAGGGGAACAGCGCCTTCGGCGCCCTCACCGGCAGGACGGCGACGGCCCACGGCGTCGCCGTCGCCCGAGACCATGGCATTGCCGCCGTCGGAATTCGGGACGGAACCCACCTTGGCCGCCTCGGTGAGTGGGCCGAGCGTGCGACTGCCGAGGGACTGGCGTTCCTCATGTTCGCGAATGCCGGTGGTGGAGCACAGAATACGGCACCCTTCGGCGGCCACAAGCGGAAGCTCTCGACCAACCCGCTGGCCGTTGGCATCCCGACATTCGAGGCGCTCCCGTTCGACATCGTCGTTGATGTCGCCACGAGCCAGGTCTCCGGGAGCGTGGTCCGGAATCGTCATCTGGTCGGCAGGAATCTCCGGGACGCCTGGACAACGACGGCCTCAGGCGACCCAGTGACCGATCCCGCGGCGTTCATGCACGGCGAGGGAGCTTTGCTTCCGCTCGGTGGTCGAGAGACCGGGCACAAGGGATACGGGCTGTCGGTCGCCGTTGAGTTGTTCGCGGCGCTCGTCGGGGGCCACGTCGTTGGCGAACGCAACCCCGACTGGTTCGGGAACGCAGCGTGTATGATGTTTCTAGATCCGTCGCGGTTCGGCCCCCTGGAAGAGTTCGAGGACCGTGTCAATGCCGTCGCAACTCACCTCCGGAGCGATGAGGTCAGGCTCCCCGGCGAGGGCGCCCATCGACGCCTCAAGCGCTCCAAACGGGAGGGGATCGCCGTGGAGCCGTCGGTCCTCTCCTCGCTTGTCGTCCTCGCCCGCGACCACGGGGTTGAGGTCCCAGAACCGATCGAAGCGGCAGCCGGTGCGGTCCCCGACGAGGCAGACACCGACCACACCGACGACGTGAGCTCGTGGTGA
- a CDS encoding enoyl-CoA hydratase/isomerase family protein, with the protein MSADLETVAAGLETITIEFDAPVDHCLTVVFDRPEARNAMNQQLRDEFAELAETIKKSDVRVIVLTGSDDSKSFVAGADVSDLQDRPPLEQRQQSAGTRIYDRVEALPQPVVARINGFAFGGGCELAMACDVRVAHEDALLGLPEVGLGLIPGGGGTQRLPRLVGQGQAMRLILTGDPVPATEAKELGLVDVVSDPDDLDKAVGELASSMAENSPVALRLAKRAVQASGQLGIEDGIEYETELFTQALGSKDSTEGIAAFLEDREPKWEGR; encoded by the coding sequence ATGAGCGCCGACCTCGAGACCGTCGCAGCCGGCTTGGAAACGATCACCATCGAGTTCGACGCACCGGTCGACCATTGCTTGACCGTGGTATTCGACCGGCCCGAAGCACGAAACGCGATGAACCAACAGCTGCGCGACGAGTTCGCCGAGCTCGCCGAAACGATCAAGAAGTCGGACGTCCGCGTCATTGTCCTCACCGGTTCGGATGACTCGAAATCCTTCGTTGCCGGTGCGGATGTCTCCGACTTACAGGACCGACCTCCGCTCGAACAGCGCCAGCAGAGTGCGGGGACGCGCATCTACGATCGCGTCGAGGCCCTCCCGCAACCCGTCGTCGCCCGGATTAACGGGTTCGCTTTCGGCGGTGGCTGTGAGCTGGCGATGGCTTGTGACGTCCGCGTCGCACATGAAGACGCATTACTCGGGCTTCCGGAGGTAGGCCTCGGACTCATTCCCGGCGGTGGCGGTACTCAGCGATTGCCGCGACTGGTCGGGCAGGGACAGGCCATGCGGTTAATCCTCACCGGCGATCCCGTCCCGGCCACCGAGGCGAAAGAACTCGGGCTCGTCGACGTCGTCAGCGACCCCGACGATCTCGATAAGGCAGTGGGTGAGCTGGCGTCGTCCATGGCTGAGAACAGTCCAGTCGCTCTTCGACTCGCCAAACGAGCGGTCCAGGCGAGCGGTCAGCTCGGAATCGAGGATGGCATCGAGTACGAGACGGAACTGTTCACTCAGGCGCTCGGGTCCAAAGACAGTACCGAAGGGATCGCTGCGTTCCTTGAAGACCGGGAACCGAAGTGGGAAGGAAGGTAA
- a CDS encoding class I adenylate-forming enzyme family protein yields MTANFDLGIDGTARFVDRSAQFSVADQLRKTARTDPDRQAIVDLKRERSVTYAELDERTDRLASSLLDLGVEFEVGSVAIVAENRLETIELAHACAKVGALLAPLNWRLERDELVHCADLIEPDILVVSDRFREKVDWIVEDGVADPLIVDYDSDDESGGVAESDRDDDRSFELLRENGDPDEARLERIVDPEQGFAVINTSGTTGLPKGAVVSHRAELARSNQVAQDFGLERGDNYVGWGPIFHMGGLDWIVTMAALGGTYYVVDGFEPEAILDSLTDSERPIAWLFLVPGMIEPLCDHIEDTDLDATDLPPIRTMGALADILDPALVARVTTLFDTPFQNTYGSTEAGHATSGNQLPIGVEPDDELLRKRESPNCAIDLDIDGYGGDNRGEMLVRGPSLFSGYLDNSEANREAFEDGWYHTGDVFERHDDGTYSYLNRTKYLIKSGGENIYPAELEEVLESHDRVAKAVVVKTDDPTWGEVPRALVGVEDTLDGDEDRDTLRKELLGLCEGRLARYKLPHYIEFVDPDRFPISGTGKVARPEIEEWPRSEDARVRGE; encoded by the coding sequence ATGACCGCGAACTTCGATCTGGGTATCGACGGGACCGCCAGGTTCGTCGACCGATCGGCACAGTTCAGCGTGGCCGACCAGTTGCGGAAGACAGCGCGGACGGATCCGGACCGCCAAGCGATCGTCGATCTCAAGCGGGAACGCTCGGTCACGTACGCTGAACTCGACGAGCGGACGGATCGGCTCGCGTCGTCGTTGCTCGACCTCGGCGTCGAATTCGAGGTAGGTTCGGTCGCCATCGTGGCCGAGAACCGCCTCGAAACCATTGAACTGGCACACGCTTGCGCAAAGGTCGGCGCCCTGCTCGCGCCGCTGAACTGGCGGCTGGAACGCGACGAACTCGTCCACTGCGCCGATCTCATCGAGCCGGATATCCTCGTCGTCTCCGATCGGTTCCGCGAGAAGGTCGACTGGATCGTTGAGGACGGAGTCGCCGATCCGCTGATCGTGGACTACGATAGTGACGATGAGTCCGGCGGAGTGGCCGAGTCCGATCGAGACGACGACCGTTCCTTCGAGTTGCTGCGCGAGAATGGCGATCCAGACGAGGCCCGATTGGAACGGATTGTCGACCCGGAGCAGGGATTCGCCGTCATCAACACATCGGGAACGACCGGCCTCCCCAAGGGCGCGGTCGTCAGCCACCGGGCAGAGTTGGCGCGATCGAACCAAGTGGCCCAGGACTTCGGCCTCGAGCGTGGCGACAACTACGTCGGCTGGGGCCCGATCTTTCACATGGGTGGGCTCGACTGGATCGTCACGATGGCCGCCCTGGGCGGCACCTACTACGTCGTCGACGGCTTCGAACCGGAGGCGATCCTCGACTCGCTGACCGACTCCGAACGGCCGATCGCCTGGCTCTTTTTGGTGCCTGGCATGATCGAACCGCTGTGCGATCACATTGAGGACACCGACCTTGACGCGACCGATCTGCCGCCGATCCGGACAATGGGGGCCCTAGCTGATATACTCGATCCCGCGCTCGTCGCCCGAGTGACGACGCTGTTCGACACTCCGTTTCAGAACACCTACGGCTCGACGGAGGCTGGTCACGCCACCTCGGGAAACCAGCTCCCGATCGGGGTCGAGCCGGACGACGAACTGCTCAGGAAACGGGAAAGTCCGAACTGCGCCATCGACCTCGACATAGACGGGTACGGCGGAGACAACCGCGGCGAGATGCTGGTCAGGGGACCGTCGTTGTTCAGTGGCTACCTCGACAATTCGGAGGCTAACCGCGAGGCGTTTGAAGACGGCTGGTACCACACTGGCGACGTCTTCGAGCGACACGACGACGGCACGTACAGCTATCTCAACCGGACGAAGTACCTGATCAAATCGGGTGGGGAAAACATCTACCCCGCCGAACTCGAGGAGGTTCTCGAGTCCCACGACCGGGTCGCTAAGGCCGTGGTGGTCAAGACTGACGACCCGACTTGGGGGGAGGTTCCACGAGCGCTGGTGGGTGTTGAGGACACCCTCGACGGTGACGAGGACCGCGATACGCTCCGAAAAGAGTTGCTCGGACTGTGTGAGGGGCGCCTCGCTCGCTACAAACTTCCCCACTACATCGAGTTCGTCGATCCCGATCGGTTCCCTATCTCGGGTACTGGAAAGGTCGCCAGGCCCGAGATCGAGGAGTGGCCACGAAGCGAAGACGCGCGGGTACGGGGCGAGTAG